The following proteins are encoded in a genomic region of Dermatophagoides farinae isolate YC_2012a chromosome 8, ASM2471394v1, whole genome shotgun sequence:
- the LOC124495502 gene encoding uncharacterized protein LOC124495502, with amino-acid sequence MARKRNRSSDDSSSASSSSSDEDEIIDSRKKNVKTASKIIPTDSSSSSDDGDDGEWNAKPKTKAKSKRNKVSKKQPTKVMKKKLKTASSASDDNDDDDDDDNNDDDDDLLQNSSEEKEEGEVDFSDDENEEFNDGFDENLMGDEEDQRKLAQMTEKEREQELFNRSEKREVLRTRFEIERKLRLAKKQEMKKKANEKQNDKNVDSTFTESASRSIERRRNMEDKRKVKDAMKGLKAEREKKKEKLKQKLKATDVYSDSSDSDDSNSDIRITKKDRKKSSTSEEFSSSSSMSDDSDVDTKGKLNKRDKDDWDNERSTDHIEDVEQFDFTFEHLNSLRLSRFKMEKWCHAPFFRDTVINAFVRIGVGNSSLSQYIVGQIVDVVETAKIYTLGKTRTNKGIKLKHANDAEKVFRLEYISNSEFTETEFQQWHSKMIADKCDFPTKDLVERKKADIQKAINYNYSNEDIELIVAEKERFKNKPTNFAMKKTQLMKEKEFAEMNGDHEKAIEIGKEIDRLEEESKKLDKKRTQSIASISFINERNRMRNIKEAERAIAEAAKEAQNQKDDPFTRRKCAPTMIHVFNKNKQSQSNQSHSNEANEQSSKDIESQKSSKDLSEFNENSDTLDSSNTNKNNGSSLQSQNNHSKSTNNTSQNNEDNNDMFSVHNFDIKIDFETLDFGINNSNSSSISNQNSSLLFSGLSSSKPNGFSMARSNPLPNSGTNRRSLNLDEYKKKKGLI; translated from the exons atggcTAGAAAACGAAATAGATCTTCCGATGATTCTTCAtctgcatcatcatcttcatccgatgaagatgaaattaTCGATAGTCGGaagaaaaatgtgaaaactGCTTCGAAAATTATACCCACCGATTCATCAAGCAGTTcggatgatggcgatgatgggGAATGGAATGCTAAACCGAAAACTAAAGCGAAATCGAAACGTAATAAAGTGTCGAAAAAACAGCCAACTAaagtgatgaagaaaaaattgaaaacagcTTCAAGTGCAagcgatgataatgatgatgacgatgatgatgataataatgatgatgatgatgatttgttgcAGAATAGCTccgaagaaaaagaagaaggtGAAGTTGATtttagtgatgatgaaaatgaagaattcaACGATGGCtttgatgaaaatcttaTGGGTGATGAAGAAGATCAAAGGAAATTGGCCCAAATGACTGAAAAAGAACGTGAACAAGAGCTATTTAATCGTAGTGAAAAACGTGAAGTTTTACGCACAAGATTCGAAATCGAACGTAAATTACGGTTAgccaaaaaacaagaaatgaagaaaaaagccaacgaaaaacaaaatgataaaaatgtcgATTCGACTTTCACAGAATCAGCATCACGAAGTATTGAACGAAGAAGAAATATGGAAGATAAACGTAAAGTTAAAGATGCCATGAAAGGATTGAAAGCTGAACGTGAGAAAAAGaaggaaaaattgaaacaaaaactaaaGGCTACGGATGTTTATTCGGATTCATCCGATTCAGATGATTCAAATTCCGATATTAgaataacgaaaaaagaccgtaaaaaatcatcaacatcagaagaattttcatcatcttcgtcaATGTCCGACGATAGTGATGTCGACACAAAaggaaaattgaataaacgAGATAAAGATGATTGGGATAATGAAAGATCGACTGATCATATTGAAGATGTTGAACAATTCGATTTCACATTTGaacatttaaattcattacGTTTATCTCGatttaaaatggaaaaatggtGTCATGCACCCTTCTTTCGGGACACTGTTATCAATGCATTCGTTAGGATCGGTGTCGGTAATAGTTCCTTATCACAATATATTGTTGGCCAAATTGTCGATGTTGTAGAAACAGCCAAGATTTATACATTGGGTAAGACTCGAACGAACAAaggaatcaaattaaaacatGCCAACGATGCAGAAAAAGTATTTCGTCttgaatatatatcaaaTTCTGAATTCACTGAAACGGAATTTCAACAATGGCATTCGAAAATGATTGCTGATAAATGTGACTTTCCAACCAAAGATCTGGTCGAACGTAAAAAAGCCGATATACAAAAAGCTATCAATTACAATTATAG TAATGAAGATATCGAATTAATAGTGGCTGAAAAGGAAcgtttcaaaaacaaaccgACCAATTTCGCGATGAAAAAGACTCAATTGATGaaggaaaaagaatttgcaGAAATGAATGGTGATCACGAAAAAGCGATCGAAATCGGTAAAGAAATTGATAGGCTGGAGGAGGAATCAAAGAAATTGGATAAGAAACGTACACAAAGTATAGCTTCaatatcattcatcaatgaacGTAACCGAATGCGTAATATTAAAGAAGCCGAACGTGCTATTGCCGAAGCAGCTAAAGAAgctcaaaatcaaaaagatgATCCATTCACAAGGCGTAAATGCGCTCCCACAATGATCCATGTATTTAATAAGAACAAACAATcacaatcgaatcaatcacACTCAAATGAAGCTAATGAACAATCGTCCAAAGACATAGAGAGTCAAAAATCGTCAAAAGATCTATcggaattcaatgaaaatagtGATACGCTCGATTCATccaatacaaataaaaacaatggtTCATCTCTACAAAGTCAGAATAATCACAGCAAATCAACGAATAACACTAGCCAAAATAATGAAGATAATAACGACATGTTTAGTGTCCATAATTTCgatatcaaaattgatttcgaAACTCTAGACTTTGGAATTAACAATAGTAATTCCTCATCGATATCGAACCAAAATTCTTCGTTATTATTTTCCGGACTTTCCAGTAGTAAACCGAATGGATTCTCTATGGCTCGCTCCAATCCATTGCCTAATTCCGGAACAAATCGTCGTTCGTTGAATCTAGATGAatataagaagaaaaaaggcTTAATTTGA
- the LOC124495551 gene encoding uncharacterized protein LOC124495551 isoform X1: MNCEPTSLLAGHSSSSIESSSPQPLPLTISNSSRCTSPISSPQHSDPSEQNGIESPSYEDESISGINLTMNKSNLSTNSSNSSSTNNGSIISNQHNTTNTISKRPSLTNHNHHHINLNISSTPPPPLTTTSSFDTNNRNSHKMKISPDFPTPSHNNTNQQQSQRKSKSYHHHPNHRLFDNNNLPIMNMNSPDLTQLLLEYRQVLLDVLIKSMKMNDNHNEDTNNNDNNNNDTTIHKGIVLPVKCQCGYTSELSKQITRTSTYVHQLELKFRAFLESMKATSSSTESNRYTPKRPWFIDSSVLTSSYPLGSICTAGVGGGGGGPTKVSLLDKKIFRMSANDKPISLFSGNSSMNSSLNDDDDDDDDDDDDIDSDVGGDVDDNVNDNDNDEDNLLENLNNNNNLLFTNGANPIVDEIIGSNIIGGGGKTILEGYLKKMNEMTKIHIDDCSDDDNGDDDHHLVNKNDHQQQQQVDDEEEPDGVSVTADEDFHRGPGKRIDLKTKKLVVQMNMNGASYTDISRQIGISRKSVRRIISNFKTFGLLEKKRESRSRKVSSNGLSTSIIANNGVNMASIFNGRMPDSYNDGANDDDLDDEREMIVDDNGGGDADDDDQDSDVDENHLVQNEIKKQEIDANFLNQLSLFQKAMQASQQQQQQQQQQQSQINRSSKRSMSLIQQVQYNNNNNYTKQTTTNGSQNTNNHHHNRLSLIKPPDRFKPYDLKVRPHNSNNNNNGSNVESFAPQIHPTHRISKSHPIVPPLPQSTNIYSTVQQQQQQRSSHQNLKSYNNNHLTNNLNNTNNNNNNNNPFERDLENSLIRHPKSKTNRQHSVDMSFKESLIVPEADKNNNTTLNNCNVTITSTSKPTMNGNSNQPLDLGNITIPQIPASMVDGSTDSDANLVPKNFIDGQFPAGIMNSLNPNRATKLTLEDFNIVWHLRSQHWTHNQIRKYFQQRGKSISKSSISRIMNGKQRNFQQFFNVVPSNSTY; encoded by the exons atgaattgtgaACCAACCAGCCTATTAGCCGGtcattcatcgtcatcaattgaatcatccTCACCACAACCATTACCATTGACCATATCGAATAGTAGTCGTTGTACATCACCAATATCGTCACCACAACATTCTGATCCATCTGAACAAAATGGAATTGAATCACCATCGTATGAAGATGAATCAATATCTGGTATAAATttaacaatgaataaatcaaatttaagCACAAACAGtagtaatagtagtagtaccAATAATGGTTCAATAATATCCAATCAACATAATACAACGAATACTATTTCAAAGAGGCCTTCACTTACcaaccataatcatcatcatatcaatttgaatatttcatcaacacctccaccaccattaacaacaacatcatcatttgatacaaataatcgaaatagtcataaaatgaaaatctcaCCCGATTTTCCAACACCATCACATAATAATactaatcaacaacaatcacaacgtaaatcaaaatcataccatcatcatcccaATCATCGgttatttgataataataatctaccaataatgaatatgaattcaCCGGATTTAACACAATTATTACTTGAATATAGACAAGTGTTATTGGATGTACTtattaaatcaatgaaaatgaatgataatcataatgaagatacaaataacaatgataataataataatgatacaaCAATTCATAAAGGAATCGTATTACCGGTCAAATGTCAATGTGGTTATACTTCAGAGCTAAGCAAACAGATAACACGTACATCTACTTATGTACATCAATTAGAATTAAAATTTCGTGCCTTTCTTGAATCGATGAAagcaacatcatcatcgacagaATCAAATCGTTATACACCTAAACGTCCATGGTTTATTGATTCATCGGTACTTACATCATCTTATCCTCTTGGTAGTATCTGTACTGCTGgggttggtggtggtggtggtggtccgACAAAGGTGTCCTTGTTGGATAAGAAAATATTTAGAATGTCAGCGAACGATAAgccaatttcattattttcaggCAATAGCAGTATGAATAGTAgtctaaatgatgatgatgatgatgatgacgacgatgatgatgatattgattcagatgttggtggtgatgttgatgataatgtcaatgataatgacaatgatgaggATAACCTGTTGGaaaatttaaacaacaataataatctctTGTTCACAAATGGTGCTAAtccaattgttgatgaaattatcgGTTCAAATATCATTGGCGGTGGAGGAAAAACCATATTGGAAGGTTAtcttaaaaaaatgaatgaaatgacaaaaattcacatcgatgattgttcagatgatgataatggcgatgatgatcatcatttagtaAACAAGAATGatcatcagcaacagcaacaagtggatgatgaagaagagcCAGATGGTGTTTCCGTTACCGCCGATGAAGATTTCCATCGAG GACCAGGAAAACGTATCGATcttaaaacgaaaaaattggttgtgcaaatgaatatgaatggcGCTAGCTATACAGATATTAGTCGTCAGATTGGAATTAGTCGTAAATCAGTCAGAAGAATAATATCGAATTTTAAAACATTTGGattacttgaaaaaaaacgag AATCACGTAGTCGTAAAG TATCATCGAATGGTTTGAGTACATCGATTATAGCCAATAATGGTGTTAATATGGCTAGCATCTTTAATGGTCGAATGCCTGATTCTTATAATGATGGTgctaatgacgatgatttagatgatgaaagagaaatgattgttgatgataatggtggtggtgacgccgatgatgatgatcaagattcggatgttgatg AAAATCATCTTgtacaaaatgaaatcaaaaaacaagagATTGATGCAAATTTTctgaatcaattatcattgtttcaaAAGGCGATGCAAGCATcccagcagcagcagcagcagcaacaacaacaacaatcacaaataAATAGATCTTCAAAACGAAGCATGAGTCTTATTCAACAAGtacaatacaataataataataattatacgaaacaaacaacaactaatGGTTCACAAAATactaataatcatcatcataatcggcTATCGTTGATAAAGCCACCGGATCGATTTAAACCTTATGATCTTAAAGTTCGGCCTCAtaatagcaataataataataatggatcaaATGTTGAATCATTTGCACCGCAAATACACCCAACACATCGGATCTCAAAATCACACCCAATTGTGCCACCACTTCCGCAATCAacaaatatttattcaacagtacaacagcagcaacaacaacgatcatCACATCAAAATCTAAAATCGTATAATAACAATCACTTGACTAATAATCTCAacaatacaaataataacaacaataataataatccctTTGAGCGGGATCtggaaaattcattgatcagACACCCGAAAAGTAAAACAAATCGTCAACATTCGGTGGATATGTCTTTCAAGGAAAGTTTGATCGTACCAGAAgctgataaaaataataataccaCATTGAATAATTGTAATGTAACGATAACGAGTACCTCGAAACCAACAATGAATGGTAATTCAAATCAACCATTAGATTTGGGTAATATTACCATACCACAAATACCTGCATCAATGGTCGATGGATCGACTGATTCAGATGCTAATCTTGTAccgaaaaattttatcgatgGTCAATTTCCAGCTGGAATTA TGAATTCACTAAATCCGAATCGTGCCACGAAATTAACATTAGAAGATTTCAATATTGTATGGCATCTACGATCTCAACACTGGACACATAATCAGAtacgaaaatattttcagcAAAGAGGAAAAAGTATttccaaatcatcaatatcacgCATAATGAATGGTAAACAACgtaattttcaacaatttttcaatgttgtaCCATCGAATTCAACTTAttag
- the LOC124495551 gene encoding uncharacterized protein LOC124495551 isoform X2, with protein sequence MNCEPTSLLAGHSSSSIESSSPQPLPLTISNSSRCTSPISSPQHSDPSEQNGIESPSYEDESISGINLTMNKSNLSTNSSNSSSTNNGSIISNQHNTTNTISKRPSLTNHNHHHINLNISSTPPPPLTTTSSFDTNNRNSHKMKISPDFPTPSHNNTNQQQSQRKSKSYHHHPNHRLFDNNNLPIMNMNSPDLTQLLLEYRQVLLDVLIKSMKMNDNHNEDTNNNDNNNNDTTIHKGIVLPVKCQCGYTSELSKQITRTSTYVHQLELKFRAFLESMKATSSSTESNRYTPKRPWFIDSSVLTSSYPLGSICTAGVGGGGGGPTKVSLLDKKIFRMSANDKPISLFSGNSSMNSSLNDDDDDDDDDDDDIDSDVGGDVDDNVNDNDNDEDNLLENLNNNNNLLFTNGANPIVDEIIGSNIIGGGGKTILEGYLKKMNEMTKIHIDDCSDDDNGDDDHHLVNKNDHQQQQQVDDEEEPDGVSVTADEDFHRGPGKRIDLKTKKLVVQMNMNGASYTDISRQIGISRKSVRRIISNFKTFGLLEKKRVSSNGLSTSIIANNGVNMASIFNGRMPDSYNDGANDDDLDDEREMIVDDNGGGDADDDDQDSDVDENHLVQNEIKKQEIDANFLNQLSLFQKAMQASQQQQQQQQQQQSQINRSSKRSMSLIQQVQYNNNNNYTKQTTTNGSQNTNNHHHNRLSLIKPPDRFKPYDLKVRPHNSNNNNNGSNVESFAPQIHPTHRISKSHPIVPPLPQSTNIYSTVQQQQQQRSSHQNLKSYNNNHLTNNLNNTNNNNNNNNPFERDLENSLIRHPKSKTNRQHSVDMSFKESLIVPEADKNNNTTLNNCNVTITSTSKPTMNGNSNQPLDLGNITIPQIPASMVDGSTDSDANLVPKNFIDGQFPAGIMNSLNPNRATKLTLEDFNIVWHLRSQHWTHNQIRKYFQQRGKSISKSSISRIMNGKQRNFQQFFNVVPSNSTY encoded by the exons atgaattgtgaACCAACCAGCCTATTAGCCGGtcattcatcgtcatcaattgaatcatccTCACCACAACCATTACCATTGACCATATCGAATAGTAGTCGTTGTACATCACCAATATCGTCACCACAACATTCTGATCCATCTGAACAAAATGGAATTGAATCACCATCGTATGAAGATGAATCAATATCTGGTATAAATttaacaatgaataaatcaaatttaagCACAAACAGtagtaatagtagtagtaccAATAATGGTTCAATAATATCCAATCAACATAATACAACGAATACTATTTCAAAGAGGCCTTCACTTACcaaccataatcatcatcatatcaatttgaatatttcatcaacacctccaccaccattaacaacaacatcatcatttgatacaaataatcgaaatagtcataaaatgaaaatctcaCCCGATTTTCCAACACCATCACATAATAATactaatcaacaacaatcacaacgtaaatcaaaatcataccatcatcatcccaATCATCGgttatttgataataataatctaccaataatgaatatgaattcaCCGGATTTAACACAATTATTACTTGAATATAGACAAGTGTTATTGGATGTACTtattaaatcaatgaaaatgaatgataatcataatgaagatacaaataacaatgataataataataatgatacaaCAATTCATAAAGGAATCGTATTACCGGTCAAATGTCAATGTGGTTATACTTCAGAGCTAAGCAAACAGATAACACGTACATCTACTTATGTACATCAATTAGAATTAAAATTTCGTGCCTTTCTTGAATCGATGAAagcaacatcatcatcgacagaATCAAATCGTTATACACCTAAACGTCCATGGTTTATTGATTCATCGGTACTTACATCATCTTATCCTCTTGGTAGTATCTGTACTGCTGgggttggtggtggtggtggtggtccgACAAAGGTGTCCTTGTTGGATAAGAAAATATTTAGAATGTCAGCGAACGATAAgccaatttcattattttcaggCAATAGCAGTATGAATAGTAgtctaaatgatgatgatgatgatgatgacgacgatgatgatgatattgattcagatgttggtggtgatgttgatgataatgtcaatgataatgacaatgatgaggATAACCTGTTGGaaaatttaaacaacaataataatctctTGTTCACAAATGGTGCTAAtccaattgttgatgaaattatcgGTTCAAATATCATTGGCGGTGGAGGAAAAACCATATTGGAAGGTTAtcttaaaaaaatgaatgaaatgacaaaaattcacatcgatgattgttcagatgatgataatggcgatgatgatcatcatttagtaAACAAGAATGatcatcagcaacagcaacaagtggatgatgaagaagagcCAGATGGTGTTTCCGTTACCGCCGATGAAGATTTCCATCGAG GACCAGGAAAACGTATCGATcttaaaacgaaaaaattggttgtgcaaatgaatatgaatggcGCTAGCTATACAGATATTAGTCGTCAGATTGGAATTAGTCGTAAATCAGTCAGAAGAATAATATCGAATTTTAAAACATTTGGattacttgaaaaaaaacgag TATCATCGAATGGTTTGAGTACATCGATTATAGCCAATAATGGTGTTAATATGGCTAGCATCTTTAATGGTCGAATGCCTGATTCTTATAATGATGGTgctaatgacgatgatttagatgatgaaagagaaatgattgttgatgataatggtggtggtgacgccgatgatgatgatcaagattcggatgttgatg AAAATCATCTTgtacaaaatgaaatcaaaaaacaagagATTGATGCAAATTTTctgaatcaattatcattgtttcaaAAGGCGATGCAAGCATcccagcagcagcagcagcagcaacaacaacaacaatcacaaataAATAGATCTTCAAAACGAAGCATGAGTCTTATTCAACAAGtacaatacaataataataataattatacgaaacaaacaacaactaatGGTTCACAAAATactaataatcatcatcataatcggcTATCGTTGATAAAGCCACCGGATCGATTTAAACCTTATGATCTTAAAGTTCGGCCTCAtaatagcaataataataataatggatcaaATGTTGAATCATTTGCACCGCAAATACACCCAACACATCGGATCTCAAAATCACACCCAATTGTGCCACCACTTCCGCAATCAacaaatatttattcaacagtacaacagcagcaacaacaacgatcatCACATCAAAATCTAAAATCGTATAATAACAATCACTTGACTAATAATCTCAacaatacaaataataacaacaataataataatccctTTGAGCGGGATCtggaaaattcattgatcagACACCCGAAAAGTAAAACAAATCGTCAACATTCGGTGGATATGTCTTTCAAGGAAAGTTTGATCGTACCAGAAgctgataaaaataataataccaCATTGAATAATTGTAATGTAACGATAACGAGTACCTCGAAACCAACAATGAATGGTAATTCAAATCAACCATTAGATTTGGGTAATATTACCATACCACAAATACCTGCATCAATGGTCGATGGATCGACTGATTCAGATGCTAATCTTGTAccgaaaaattttatcgatgGTCAATTTCCAGCTGGAATTA TGAATTCACTAAATCCGAATCGTGCCACGAAATTAACATTAGAAGATTTCAATATTGTATGGCATCTACGATCTCAACACTGGACACATAATCAGAtacgaaaatattttcagcAAAGAGGAAAAAGTATttccaaatcatcaatatcacgCATAATGAATGGTAAACAACgtaattttcaacaatttttcaatgttgtaCCATCGAATTCAACTTAttag